A DNA window from Gorilla gorilla gorilla isolate KB3781 chromosome 6, NHGRI_mGorGor1-v2.1_pri, whole genome shotgun sequence contains the following coding sequences:
- the CCDC71L gene encoding coiled-coil domain-containing protein 71L codes for MRRSMKRRRRRPPVAPATAARGGDFRAEDGAGLEAREEKVVYSRSQLSLADSTKALGDAFKLFMPRSTEFMSSDAELWSFLCSLKHQFSPHILRSKDVYGYSSCRALVPDPPGPPTARGQARRPVPRAAARRRRRGARAAAARRRKPRPPPPPPPPPEESCPAKPVAPGPCFGGRTLEEIWRAATPTLTTFPTIRVGSDVWGERSLAAARRRARQVLRVNLEPMVRLRRFPVPRA; via the coding sequence ATGCGGCGCAGCATGAAGAGGCGGCGGCGCCGGCCCCCGGTCGCCCCGGCCACGGCCGCCCGGGGCGGCGACTTTAGGGCAGAAGACGGGGCTGGGTTGGAGGCGCGGGAGGAGAAGGTGGTGTACTCGCGGTCGCAACTGTCGCTGGCTGACAGCACCAAGGCGCTGGGCGACGCCTTCAAGCTCTTCATGCCCCGCAGCACGGAGTTCATGAGCTCGGACGCGGAGCTCTGGAGCTTCCTCTGCAGCCTCAAGCACCAGTTCTCCCCGCACATCCTGCGCAGCAAGGACGTCTACGGCTACTCCTCCTGCCGGGCCCTGGTACCCGACCCCCCGGGGCCCCCCACAGCCCGCGGCCAGGCGCGCCGGCCGGTTCCGCGCGCAGCGGCCAGGAGGAGGCGCCGCGGAGCCCGGGCGGCCGCTGCCCGCAGGAGGAAGCCCCGGCCGCCACCCCCACCGCCGCCGCCCCCCGAGGAGAGCTGCCCGGCCAAGCCCGTGGCTCCCGGGCCCTGCTTCGGGGGCCGCACCTTGGAGGAGATCTGGAGGGCGGCCACCCCGACGCTGACCACCTTCCCCACCATCCGCGTCGGCAGCGACGTGTGGGGCGAGCGCAGCCTGGCGGCAGCGCGGCGCAGGGCGCGCCAGGTCCTGCGAGTGAACCTGGAACCCATGGTGAGGCTCCGCCGCTTCCCGGTGCCCCGGGCATGA